The Streptomyces pactum genome contains a region encoding:
- a CDS encoding GNAT family N-acetyltransferase, giving the protein MTSTAAVRPYRSADAPALDDICVRTAHNGRDSRPVYADPAVLPAIFAAPYVHLDPGLAFVLDDGQGRAVGYILGTADTRRFAEEFRAKWLPRVADRYPAPEGPPGTPDEVMAGLLHDPERMIVPELAAYPAHLHIDLLPDWQGRGHGRTLMRTFWRALRERGVPAVHLVMATANTPARAFYDRMGFHEIEAAGLDPADVTCLGRTTEDGDRT; this is encoded by the coding sequence CGCTCCGGCCCTCGACGACATCTGCGTCCGCACCGCGCACAACGGCCGGGACAGCCGGCCCGTGTACGCCGACCCCGCCGTCCTGCCGGCCATCTTCGCCGCCCCTTACGTCCACCTGGACCCCGGCCTGGCCTTCGTGCTGGACGACGGTCAGGGCCGGGCGGTCGGCTACATCCTCGGCACGGCGGACACGCGGCGTTTCGCGGAGGAGTTCCGTGCCAAGTGGCTGCCGCGGGTCGCGGACCGCTACCCCGCACCCGAGGGGCCGCCGGGCACCCCGGACGAGGTCATGGCCGGGCTGCTGCACGACCCGGAACGGATGATCGTCCCCGAACTGGCCGCGTATCCGGCCCATCTGCACATCGACCTGCTGCCCGACTGGCAGGGCCGAGGGCACGGCCGCACGCTGATGCGCACGTTCTGGCGGGCACTGCGGGAGCGCGGCGTACCGGCCGTCCACCTGGTCATGGCCACGGCCAACACGCCGGCCAGGGCCTTCTACGACCGTATGGGCTTCCACGAGATCGAGGCGGCGGGCCTCGATCCCGCGGACGTCACCTGCCTCGGCCGTACGACGGAGGACGGCGACCGGACCTGA
- a CDS encoding metallophosphoesterase family protein has product MIRVAAVGDIHMGPESQGLLRPAFETLPDCADLLLLAGDLTRHGTPEEARVVAQEVRDLPVPVVAVLGNHDHHDEQPEKVTALLQDAGVRVLEGEGTVVDCAGTRVGIAGTKGFGGGFVGRSAGEFGEPVMKEFVRTTRRSADSLHAALKELDEEGCAARVALTHFSPVADTLAGEPLEIHPFLGSYLLAEAIDTAGADLAVHGHAHLGSEHGMTAGGVRVRNVAQPVIRRAFNVYRLGTS; this is encoded by the coding sequence ATGATCCGCGTCGCCGCCGTCGGAGACATCCACATGGGGCCGGAGAGCCAGGGACTGCTGCGCCCCGCCTTCGAGACCCTGCCCGACTGTGCCGACCTGCTGCTGCTCGCCGGGGACCTCACCCGGCACGGCACACCGGAGGAGGCGCGCGTGGTGGCACAGGAGGTACGCGACCTGCCGGTGCCGGTGGTGGCCGTCCTCGGCAACCACGACCACCACGACGAACAGCCCGAGAAGGTCACCGCCCTGCTCCAGGACGCCGGCGTGCGAGTCCTGGAGGGCGAGGGGACGGTCGTGGACTGCGCCGGGACCCGGGTGGGGATCGCCGGGACCAAGGGGTTCGGCGGCGGGTTCGTCGGGCGCAGCGCGGGAGAGTTCGGCGAGCCGGTCATGAAGGAGTTCGTCCGCACCACCCGCCGCTCGGCGGACAGCCTGCACGCCGCGCTGAAGGAACTGGACGAGGAGGGCTGCGCGGCCCGGGTGGCCCTGACCCACTTCTCCCCCGTCGCCGACACGCTCGCCGGTGAGCCGCTGGAGATCCACCCGTTCCTCGGCAGCTATCTGCTGGCCGAGGCGATCGACACGGCCGGCGCGGACCTCGCCGTCCACGGCCACGCCCACCTGGGCTCGGAACACGGGATGACGGCGGGCGGGGTGCGGGTGCGCAACGTGGCCCAGCCCGTCATCCGCCGGGCCTTCAACGTCTACCGGCTGGGCACCTCCTGA
- a CDS encoding BON domain-containing protein, whose protein sequence is MSDPVAHQGPAASDTAAGNVEYRVAHLHDRLAAEELGELGVRAEIRAGAIVITGTVPSAQCRETLLRVAHEELAGLTVHTDVVVAETTGPDHAEEL, encoded by the coding sequence ATGAGCGACCCCGTCGCACACCAGGGCCCCGCGGCGAGCGACACCGCGGCCGGGAACGTCGAGTACCGCGTGGCCCACCTGCACGACCGGCTCGCCGCGGAAGAGCTCGGCGAGCTGGGTGTACGGGCCGAGATCCGGGCCGGCGCGATCGTGATCACCGGGACGGTGCCCTCCGCGCAGTGCCGCGAGACGCTGCTGCGGGTCGCCCACGAGGAGCTGGCCGGGCTCACCGTGCACACCGACGTCGTGGTGGCGGAGACGACCGGCCCCGACCACGCGGAGGAGCTGTGA
- a CDS encoding nucleotidyltransferase family protein: MTQPADDHALDQRAGVSELRPAAGDSRLVPRNDARHEDLPLDRNQAILQAAKQVGSILKKKEHPFALAGSVAVYAHGGTQNLQHDVDFCIRPGDAEAVAATLREAGLAVYTPPEDWLLKANCLGQQVDLIFELAHEPVTAELLARAQELSVDSVLMPVLSPTDLLRGLLTAFSEHHCDFGAVLPIARTLREKIDWDELRRDCGQAPMPAAFFFILERLEIISPAGSPAGTPKEEQR, from the coding sequence ATGACGCAGCCCGCCGACGACCACGCTCTCGACCAGCGCGCCGGCGTTTCCGAGCTCCGTCCGGCAGCGGGGGACTCCCGACTCGTGCCCCGGAACGACGCACGCCACGAGGATCTCCCGCTCGACCGCAACCAGGCGATCCTGCAGGCGGCCAAGCAGGTGGGCTCGATCCTGAAGAAGAAGGAGCACCCGTTCGCGCTGGCCGGCAGCGTGGCCGTGTACGCGCACGGCGGCACCCAGAACCTCCAGCACGACGTCGACTTCTGCATCCGGCCCGGCGACGCGGAGGCCGTCGCCGCGACGCTGCGGGAAGCGGGCCTGGCGGTGTACACACCGCCCGAGGACTGGCTGCTGAAGGCGAACTGCCTGGGGCAGCAGGTCGACCTCATCTTCGAGCTGGCGCACGAGCCGGTGACGGCCGAGTTGCTGGCGCGGGCCCAGGAACTCTCGGTGGACTCGGTACTCATGCCGGTCCTGTCGCCGACCGATCTGCTGCGCGGTCTGCTGACGGCCTTCTCGGAGCACCACTGCGACTTCGGTGCGGTGCTGCCGATCGCCCGCACGCTGCGCGAGAAGATCGACTGGGACGAGCTGCGCCGCGACTGCGGGCAGGCCCCGATGCCCGCCGCCTTCTTCTTCATCCTCGAACGGCTGGAGATCATCTCCCCGGCCGGTTCCCCGGCCGGTACCCCGAAGGAGGAGCAGCGATGA
- a CDS encoding PP2C family protein-serine/threonine phosphatase — translation MSTSQASGALLLEFLADPAHLTLDLATAVVRCSKALDLQHAVVYLVDLQQRHLVPQTDVGSAIAVDGSLAGWSYRTQALRVEESDTGGVTAWLPLLDGAERLGVLAVHSSALTSATLTRGRALASLLAMMITSKRAFEDSFVRHTRTEPMRLPSEMLRALLPPRTIGNSHVVSTAVLEPAYELGGDAFDHSLTRTTLHVSVIDSMGHDLASGLTSAVALAACRNARRNGADLPALVACVDDALARWLPEQYCTAVLAQLEFETGLLRWSNCGHPAPLLIRGEQLIVDALERDADPPMGVPTRLSPDPRRTHEMRLEPGDRVLMYTDGVTEARTREEKLFGLERFADYVIRATAGGELAPETLRRLIHSILDSQAGGQLRDDATILMFEWRPPVC, via the coding sequence GTGTCGACGTCGCAGGCGAGCGGAGCGCTGCTGCTGGAGTTCCTCGCCGATCCGGCCCATCTGACGCTGGACCTGGCCACCGCCGTGGTCCGGTGCAGCAAGGCGCTGGATCTCCAGCACGCGGTGGTCTACCTCGTCGACCTGCAGCAACGGCATCTCGTACCGCAGACCGACGTGGGATCGGCCATTGCCGTGGACGGTTCCCTCGCGGGCTGGTCCTACCGGACGCAGGCGCTGCGCGTGGAGGAGTCCGACACCGGCGGCGTCACGGCGTGGCTGCCCCTGCTGGACGGTGCCGAGCGGCTCGGGGTACTGGCGGTGCACTCGTCGGCACTCACCTCGGCCACGCTGACCCGGGGGCGGGCGCTGGCGTCGCTGCTGGCCATGATGATCACCTCGAAGCGGGCCTTCGAGGACTCCTTCGTCCGGCACACCCGTACCGAGCCGATGCGCCTGCCCTCCGAGATGCTGCGCGCGCTGCTGCCGCCGCGCACCATCGGCAACTCCCACGTGGTGTCGACGGCCGTGCTGGAGCCGGCCTACGAGCTGGGCGGCGACGCCTTCGACCACTCGCTCACCCGGACGACGTTGCACGTCTCGGTCATCGACTCCATGGGCCATGACCTCGCCTCCGGGCTGACCAGCGCGGTGGCGCTGGCCGCCTGCCGCAACGCCCGGCGCAACGGGGCCGACCTGCCCGCGCTCGTGGCGTGCGTGGACGACGCGCTGGCCCGCTGGCTGCCGGAGCAGTACTGCACCGCCGTCCTGGCCCAGCTCGAGTTCGAGACCGGTCTGCTGCGCTGGAGCAACTGCGGCCACCCCGCGCCGCTGCTCATCCGGGGTGAGCAGTTGATCGTCGACGCCCTGGAGCGGGACGCCGACCCTCCGATGGGCGTGCCGACCCGCCTCTCCCCCGACCCGCGCCGCACGCACGAGATGAGACTGGAGCCCGGTGACCGGGTGCTGATGTACACCGACGGGGTCACCGAGGCGCGCACCCGCGAGGAGAAGCTGTTCGGGCTCGAACGGTTCGCGGACTACGTCATCCGGGCCACGGCCGGCGGCGAGCTGGCCCCGGAGACGCTGCGGCGCCTGATCCACTCGATTCTGGACTCGCAGGCCGGCGGGCAGCTCCGGGACGACGCGACCATCCTGATGTTCGAATGGCGGCCGCCGGTCTGCTGA
- a CDS encoding SRPBCC family protein: MTEYERSRTMPAHPEQVFDQAANVGQLDTWLPRDLHVEPEDPPAVTVHEDRTDQDTSALLSARPEQMRLEWGTRDQGSYAGWLQVAGLDSGASEVTVHLSFFDEGHDPGQSAVADALDSSLRRLEEQVRMRTDNAAG; the protein is encoded by the coding sequence ATGACCGAGTACGAGCGTTCCCGCACCATGCCCGCCCACCCCGAGCAGGTCTTCGACCAGGCCGCGAACGTCGGGCAGCTCGACACCTGGCTGCCCCGGGACCTGCACGTGGAGCCCGAGGACCCGCCCGCCGTCACCGTGCACGAGGACCGCACCGACCAGGACACCTCCGCACTGCTGAGCGCCCGGCCCGAGCAGATGCGCCTCGAATGGGGAACCCGCGACCAGGGCAGCTACGCCGGCTGGCTGCAGGTCGCCGGACTCGACAGCGGGGCCAGTGAGGTGACGGTGCACCTGTCGTTCTTCGACGAGGGCCACGACCCCGGGCAGTCCGCGGTGGCCGACGCCCTCGACAGCAGCCTGCGGCGTCTGGAGGAGCAGGTGAGGATGCGCACCGACAACGCGGCCGGCTGA
- a CDS encoding polyprenyl synthetase family protein, which translates to MSQITDSPPVAAFPRLDWVDDVLSPALRAAVESLPAAESLVARYHRGWCDADGAPCATASGGGKAVRPALTLLSAVAVGGSPSAAVPGAVAVELVHDFTLLHDDVIDGDALRRHRPAAWSLFGTPAAVLTGDALLVAALRALTQAPPGRAEAAVQELVGALMELVEGQSEDVAFEKSHEVSVADYLAMATGKTGALIGCACALGGVLAGADDVRVGGLREFGRRLGVAFQCADDILGIWGRTARSGKPVGADLAARKKSLPVVAALAAPGAQAERLRELYRAPHPLDEDAIGLARHLVEQAGGRQAAEEEARRQMAAALRSLSLARPTADAYRQLHDIAWAMTRRES; encoded by the coding sequence GTGTCGCAGATCACCGACTCGCCCCCGGTAGCTGCCTTTCCGCGTCTGGACTGGGTCGACGACGTGCTCTCGCCCGCCCTGCGGGCCGCGGTCGAGTCGCTGCCGGCCGCGGAGAGCCTGGTGGCCCGGTACCACCGCGGCTGGTGCGACGCCGACGGCGCACCGTGCGCGACCGCGTCCGGCGGCGGCAAGGCGGTGCGCCCCGCACTCACCCTGCTGTCGGCGGTGGCCGTCGGAGGGAGCCCGTCGGCCGCGGTGCCCGGCGCCGTGGCGGTCGAGCTGGTGCACGACTTCACCCTGCTGCACGACGACGTCATCGACGGCGACGCGCTGCGCCGCCACCGGCCCGCCGCCTGGTCGCTGTTCGGGACCCCGGCGGCCGTACTGACCGGAGACGCGCTGCTGGTCGCGGCGCTGCGCGCACTGACACAGGCCCCGCCGGGGCGGGCCGAGGCGGCCGTGCAGGAACTCGTGGGCGCCCTCATGGAACTGGTGGAGGGGCAGAGCGAGGACGTCGCCTTCGAGAAGTCCCACGAGGTCTCGGTCGCGGACTACCTGGCCATGGCCACGGGCAAGACGGGTGCCCTGATCGGCTGCGCCTGCGCGCTGGGCGGCGTGCTGGCCGGCGCGGACGACGTCCGGGTCGGCGGCCTGCGGGAGTTCGGCCGGCGACTCGGCGTGGCGTTCCAGTGCGCGGACGACATCCTCGGCATCTGGGGCCGTACCGCGCGCAGCGGCAAGCCGGTCGGCGCGGACCTCGCCGCGCGCAAGAAGTCACTGCCGGTGGTGGCGGCCCTCGCGGCTCCGGGCGCGCAGGCCGAGCGGCTGCGCGAGCTGTACCGCGCACCGCACCCACTGGACGAGGACGCCATCGGGCTGGCGCGCCACCTCGTGGAACAGGCCGGCGGACGGCAGGCGGCCGAGGAGGAGGCACGCCGTCAGATGGCGGCGGCGCTGCGGTCCCTGTCGCTGGCCCGGCCGACCGCCGACGCCTACCGCCAACTGCACGACATCGCCTGGGCGATGACCCGCCGCGAATCCTGA
- a CDS encoding S1 family peptidase, with protein MRRSRLRHLGVATLLVLGSLSAVGTLPASAADSPASSAASAEEPASAGLLDAMQRDFGLTRAEAEDRLAAERRATALAPTAREAAGDAFGGSWYDADRGRLTVAVTSDASPATVRAVGATGAQVRTVEHSARQLDAAKTRIDGLDAPAGVSGWHVDPAAGAVVVDVVEGERADNDVRRFVDRARAAGPVTVRTVPSAPRTFAAGTVGGDPYYTGNVRCSIGFSVHGGFVTAGHCGGVGGAVRGWDGSHIGTFQGSSFPGNDYAWVSVGSGWWTVPVVLGWGTVSDQLVRGSNEAPVGASICRSGSTTHWHCGTVLAKNETVNYSQGAVHQMTKTSVCAEGGDSGGSFISGDQAQGVTSGGWGNCSSGGETWFQPVNEILNRYGLTLHTA; from the coding sequence GTGAGACGCAGCAGACTCAGGCACCTCGGCGTGGCCACCCTCCTCGTGCTGGGCAGCCTCTCCGCGGTCGGCACGCTGCCGGCCTCGGCGGCCGACTCCCCCGCCTCCTCCGCCGCCTCCGCCGAGGAACCGGCCTCCGCCGGTCTTCTGGACGCCATGCAGCGGGACTTCGGCCTCACCCGGGCCGAGGCCGAGGACCGGCTCGCGGCAGAACGCCGCGCCACCGCCCTCGCCCCCACGGCGCGCGAGGCCGCCGGGGACGCCTTCGGCGGCTCCTGGTACGACGCCGACCGCGGACGGCTGACCGTGGCCGTCACCTCGGACGCGTCACCCGCGACGGTCCGGGCCGTCGGCGCCACCGGCGCGCAGGTCCGCACCGTCGAGCACAGCGCACGGCAGCTCGACGCCGCCAAGACACGCATCGACGGCCTGGACGCACCCGCCGGCGTCAGCGGCTGGCACGTCGACCCGGCCGCCGGCGCGGTGGTCGTCGACGTGGTCGAGGGCGAGCGCGCTGACAACGATGTCCGGCGGTTCGTGGACCGGGCCCGCGCGGCCGGTCCCGTCACGGTGCGCACGGTGCCGTCGGCTCCGCGGACCTTCGCGGCGGGCACCGTCGGAGGCGACCCGTACTACACCGGCAACGTCCGCTGTTCCATCGGCTTCTCGGTGCACGGCGGGTTCGTCACCGCCGGGCACTGCGGTGGCGTGGGCGGGGCGGTCCGCGGCTGGGACGGTTCGCACATCGGGACGTTCCAGGGCTCGTCGTTCCCGGGCAACGACTACGCCTGGGTCAGCGTCGGCAGCGGCTGGTGGACGGTTCCGGTCGTGCTCGGCTGGGGCACGGTCTCCGACCAGTTGGTGCGCGGCTCCAACGAGGCACCCGTCGGCGCCTCGATCTGCCGCTCCGGCTCCACCACGCACTGGCACTGCGGCACCGTGCTGGCCAAGAACGAGACGGTCAACTACAGCCAGGGCGCGGTGCACCAGATGACCAAGACCAGCGTCTGCGCCGAGGGCGGCGACTCGGGCGGCTCCTTCATCAGCGGTGACCAGGCGCAGGGCGTCACCTCGGGCGGCTGGGGCAACTGCTCCAGCGGCGGGGAGACCTGGTTCCAGCCCGTCAACGAGATCCTGAACCGCTACGGGCTGACCCTGCACACGGCCTGA
- a CDS encoding SRPBCC family protein — protein sequence MAVRHRLIQASPRAVWDVLADGNQYVEWVVGPSEVTPKAGQWPQVGATIAYEVQLGPVRLNNESVVRHCVEGSVLELEAKAGRLGTARIAIELRPWGEQCLVIVDEHPLRGPGGLLHNVGVEALIQVRHRAMLARLAKLCEAQAGDRCRPDPAEPPGSVELGPGAGRA from the coding sequence GTGGCGGTTCGGCACCGGTTGATACAGGCGAGTCCGCGGGCGGTGTGGGACGTCCTGGCGGACGGCAACCAGTACGTGGAGTGGGTGGTCGGCCCGTCGGAGGTCACGCCCAAGGCCGGACAGTGGCCGCAGGTCGGCGCGACGATCGCCTACGAGGTGCAGCTCGGGCCGGTGCGGCTGAACAACGAGTCGGTGGTCAGACACTGTGTGGAAGGCTCCGTGCTCGAGCTGGAGGCGAAGGCGGGGCGGCTCGGCACGGCCCGGATCGCCATCGAGCTGCGCCCCTGGGGCGAGCAGTGCCTGGTGATCGTGGACGAGCACCCGCTGCGCGGTCCCGGCGGCCTGCTGCACAACGTGGGCGTCGAGGCGCTGATCCAGGTACGGCACCGCGCGATGCTCGCCCGGCTCGCCAAGCTGTGCGAGGCCCAGGCCGGGGACCGGTGCCGGCCGGATCCGGCGGAGCCGCCCGGAAGCGTGGAGCTCGGGCCGGGAGCCGGCCGTGCCTGA
- a CDS encoding phytoene desaturase family protein codes for MPDAVVIGAGPNGLVAANLLADAGWSVEVLEEQPEPGGAVRHDSEVAPGFVSDLFSSFYPLAAASPVLAGLRLQDHGLRWAHAPHVLAHPLTDGTCAVLDRDVGTTAASLDVFAPGDGAAWDRLHEVWDRYRADILDALFTPFPPVRAGARLALRLRGGGGLRLARTLVLPVRRMGEEEFRGEGGKLLLAGNALHADLAPEAAGSGGFGWLMSMLGQTYGFPVPVGGSGALTAALVHRLRARGGTLRCGQRVEHVVVRDRHAVGVRTAGGETVAARRAVLADVSVPALYGDLVAPGDLPDQVLADLRRFQWDFATFKVDWALDGPVPWRCEDAARAGTVHLADGLDELTRFASQISMRQVPDRPFTLFGQMTTTDPSRSPRGTESAWAYTHVPHDIRADAGDEGISGSWDTKEQELMADRVERQVERFAPGFRSLIRARRVLAPPTLQAMNANLEGGAINGGTTAMHQQLVFRPVPGTGRPETPVTGLFLASAGAHPGGGVHGAPGANAARAALRQHRFAGFARVQRALTRRDRTGDKR; via the coding sequence GTGCCTGACGCGGTGGTGATCGGGGCCGGCCCCAACGGCCTGGTGGCGGCGAACCTGCTGGCGGACGCCGGTTGGAGCGTGGAGGTCCTGGAGGAGCAGCCCGAACCGGGCGGGGCGGTGCGCCACGACAGCGAGGTCGCCCCCGGCTTCGTCAGCGACCTGTTCAGTTCCTTCTACCCGCTCGCCGCCGCCTCCCCGGTCCTCGCCGGACTGCGGCTGCAGGACCACGGGCTGCGCTGGGCCCACGCGCCCCACGTGCTCGCCCATCCCCTGACCGACGGCACGTGCGCCGTCCTCGACCGCGACGTCGGCACCACCGCCGCCTCCCTCGACGTCTTCGCCCCCGGTGACGGTGCCGCCTGGGACCGCCTGCACGAGGTGTGGGACCGCTACCGGGCCGACATCCTGGACGCCCTCTTTACGCCCTTCCCGCCGGTCCGGGCCGGCGCCCGGCTGGCCCTGCGGCTGCGCGGCGGGGGCGGGCTGCGGCTGGCGCGCACCCTGGTGCTGCCGGTGCGCCGCATGGGGGAGGAGGAGTTCCGCGGGGAGGGCGGCAAGCTGCTCCTGGCCGGCAACGCCCTGCACGCCGACCTCGCGCCCGAGGCGGCCGGCAGCGGCGGCTTCGGCTGGCTGATGTCGATGCTCGGGCAGACCTACGGCTTCCCCGTGCCGGTCGGCGGCTCCGGCGCCCTCACCGCGGCCCTGGTCCACCGGTTGCGGGCCCGCGGCGGCACCCTGCGCTGCGGGCAGCGCGTCGAGCACGTCGTGGTCCGGGACCGGCACGCGGTGGGCGTCCGCACGGCCGGCGGGGAGACGGTCGCCGCCCGGCGCGCCGTCCTCGCCGACGTGTCCGTGCCCGCCCTCTACGGCGATCTCGTCGCCCCCGGTGACCTGCCGGACCAGGTCCTCGCCGACCTGCGCCGCTTCCAGTGGGACTTCGCGACGTTCAAGGTGGACTGGGCGCTGGACGGCCCCGTGCCCTGGCGGTGCGAGGACGCGGCCCGGGCCGGGACCGTGCATCTGGCCGACGGTCTCGACGAACTGACCCGGTTCGCCTCCCAGATCTCCATGCGGCAGGTCCCCGACCGTCCCTTCACGCTGTTCGGGCAGATGACGACCACGGACCCGTCCCGCTCACCGCGCGGTACGGAGTCCGCCTGGGCCTACACCCACGTCCCGCACGACATCCGGGCCGACGCGGGCGACGAGGGCATCTCCGGTAGCTGGGACACCAAGGAACAGGAGCTCATGGCCGACCGCGTCGAGCGCCAGGTGGAACGCTTCGCACCCGGCTTCCGGTCACTGATCCGGGCCCGCCGCGTGCTGGCCCCGCCGACGCTCCAGGCCATGAACGCCAACCTGGAGGGCGGCGCCATCAACGGGGGCACCACGGCCATGCACCAGCAACTCGTCTTCCGGCCCGTGCCCGGCACCGGCCGGCCGGAGACGCCGGTGACCGGCCTCTTCCTCGCCTCCGCGGGCGCCCACCCGGGAGGCGGGGTGCACGGGGCGCCGGGCGCCAACGCCGCACGCGCCGCCCTGCGCCAGCACCGGTTCGCCGGCTTCGCGCGGGTGCAGCGCGCTCTCACCCGCCGCGACCGCACCGGCGACAAACGGTGA
- a CDS encoding SDR family oxidoreductase, whose protein sequence is MTDSPLQNRTVVVTGAARGLGAALARACARRGARLALLGHEKSRLDALAAGLPTDALVVETDVTDPAALADAAGEVRGRLGPPSVVVANAGIAEGGPFATSDPDEWRRVVDVNLTGSAHTARAFLPDLFRTAGYHLQIASLASLGAAPMMSAYCASKAGVEAFSHSLRAEVAHHGVAVGIAYLNWIDTDMIRDADRYAVLRELRAHMPAPARRTFPADHVAARVVRAVERRRTSVYVPRWLRLAQVGRTTLPPVVLRMSRRELPRLEAEGAMDPTGPLGAGGRADRVAEETGAVEP, encoded by the coding sequence GTGACAGACAGCCCCCTGCAGAACCGCACCGTCGTGGTGACCGGCGCCGCGCGCGGGCTGGGCGCCGCCCTGGCCCGCGCGTGTGCCCGACGCGGCGCCCGGCTCGCGCTGCTCGGCCACGAGAAGTCGCGGCTGGACGCCTTGGCGGCAGGCCTGCCGACGGACGCGCTGGTCGTCGAGACCGACGTCACCGACCCCGCCGCACTGGCCGACGCGGCCGGTGAGGTCCGCGGGCGCCTGGGGCCGCCGTCGGTCGTGGTGGCGAACGCCGGCATCGCGGAGGGCGGTCCGTTCGCCACGTCGGACCCGGACGAGTGGCGCCGTGTCGTCGACGTGAACCTGACCGGCAGCGCCCACACGGCCCGGGCCTTCCTGCCGGACCTGTTCCGCACCGCCGGGTACCACCTGCAGATCGCCTCGCTGGCCTCGCTCGGCGCCGCCCCCATGATGAGCGCCTACTGCGCCTCCAAGGCGGGAGTGGAGGCCTTCAGCCACTCGCTGCGCGCCGAGGTGGCCCACCACGGGGTGGCCGTGGGCATCGCCTATCTGAACTGGATCGACACCGACATGATCCGCGACGCCGACCGGTACGCGGTCCTGCGCGAGTTGCGCGCGCACATGCCGGCCCCGGCCCGCCGCACCTTCCCGGCGGACCACGTCGCCGCCCGGGTGGTGCGCGCCGTGGAGCGCCGCCGTACTTCGGTGTACGTGCCCCGCTGGCTGCGTCTGGCACAGGTGGGGCGTACGACCCTGCCGCCCGTGGTCCTGCGGATGTCCCGCCGCGAACTGCCCCGGCTGGAGGCCGAGGGCGCCATGGACCCCACCGGCCCGCTCGGCGCGGGCGGGCGGGCCGACCGGGTGGCGGAGGAAACGGGGGCCGTGGAACCGTAG